From the Cydia pomonella isolate Wapato2018A unplaced genomic scaffold, ilCydPomo1 PGA_scaffold_150, whole genome shotgun sequence genome, one window contains:
- the LOC133533305 gene encoding uncharacterized protein LOC133533305 yields the protein MPARRPTRARNLQPSHSSLHLSAHIRTKFLVFRRRHHRWNWTQATLPIKYGGLGIRLTGSLALPAFLSSAYSTITLIGGILRIPSTANVSVSCLADAESAWRADHPVEQIPEEKASQAAWDAISIKTHHQLLLQNCHNDHERARLLAVSEKESGHWLHALPSRNLGSTLEPPALRIAVCLRLGLKVCEPHACSRCAQPVDALGRHGLHCQMSAGRLYRHATLNDLIRRALCTASLPATLEPSGLSATDGKRPDGCTLVPWSLGRPLAWDATCVDTLAPSHVEGSARKPGTAADQAQTLKRRKYAFLTDQYEFAALAIETLGPWSSDTKQFMKEVSVRLIGVSGDHRAGSFFAQRLSLAVQRGNAASILGSIPEAGSFGEVFYI from the exons CTAAATTTTTGGTATTTAGACGACGGCACCATCGGTGGAA TTGGACCCAAGCTACCCTCCCGATCAAATATGGCGGTCTTGGTATCCGTTTGACGGGCAGTTTAGCTCTCCCAGCCTTTCTGTCGTCTGCCTATAGCACGATCACCCTCATTGGCGGTATATTACGTATCCCTTCAACCGCTAATGTGTCGGTGTCGTGCCTGGCGGACGCTGAATCGGCATGGAGAGCAGACCATCCCGTCGAGCAGATACCAGAGGAGAAAGCCAGCCAAGCAGCATGGGACGCGATAAGTATAAAAACGCACCACCAACTTCTACTACAAAACTGCCATAACGACCACGAACGGGCGAGGCTATTAGCCGTTTCCGAAAAGGAATCCGGGCATTGGCTGCACGCGCTTCCATCGCGAAACCTTGGCTCGACTCTAGAGCCACCAGCCTTACGCATCGCTGTTTGCCTCCGCCTGGGCCTAAAGGTATGCGAGCCCCACGCTTGTAGTAGATGCGCCCAGCCTGTGGACGCTCTAGGACGGCATGGCTTACACTGCCAAATGAGCGCAGGCCGACTATACAGGCACGCCACATTAAACGACCTGATCCGCCGCGCCCTTTGCACCGCCTCCCTACCTGCGACTTTGGAGCCGTCAGGCCTCTCTGCCACCGACGGCAAGAGACCTGATGGCTGCACTCTTGTGCCTTGGAGCCTTGGCCGCCCTTTAGCGTGGGACGCTACCTGCGTCGATACGCTAGCCCCGTCCCACGTTGAAGGATCGGCCCGGAAGCCCGGGACTGCCGCGGACCAGGCCCAGACActaaagcgccgcaaatatgcgTTCCTAACGGACCAATACGAATTTGCGGCGCTTGCCATAGAAACACTGGGTCCATGGTCGAGCGACACAAAGCAATTTATGAAGGAAGTGTCGGTCCGACTAATAGGTGTCTCGGGCGACCACAGGGCGGGCTCCTTCTTTGCCCAAAGATTGAGCCTGGCGGTGCAAAGGGGCAATGCTGCTAGCATCCTAGGGAGTATTCCAGAAGCGGGTAGCTTTGGggaggtattttatatttag